A stretch of Hoplias malabaricus isolate fHopMal1 chromosome 10, fHopMal1.hap1, whole genome shotgun sequence DNA encodes these proteins:
- the lratd2b gene encoding protein LRATD2, with protein MGNQVEKLTHLSYSEVPTADPNGYEPEDDCPRIGVSYIFSNDDEQEDNVEDVDKDDEGNQYDTRNELECAVYYRDECIYERNPRSIEMATQPCENLLNECKPGDLVEFVSIGQYPHWVVYVGDFQVVHLHRSEIKVDFLVDAGQGRRGRVVNDLYKFRPLRPDAVVQSAMDQVGAKDGDLFWRNSECFAAWCRFGRREFKTGGEIRIGKQPYRMKLQLSEKKSHVLEFQSLEDLVMEKRRNDQIGKEAVVQELANHLNCSEEMDKHYGCN; from the coding sequence ATGGGAAACCAAGTGGAAAAACTGACCCATTTGAGTTACAGTGAAGTTCCTACGGCGGACCCGAACGGATACGAGCCGGAGGACGACTGTCCGCGTATTGGAGTCTCGTACATTTTCTCAAATGACGACGAGCAAGAGGACAACGTCGAAGACGTGGATAAGGACGACGAAGGGAACCAATACGACACACGCAATGAGTTGGAGTGCGCCGTCTACTATCGTGACGAGTGCATATACGAGAGGAACCCCAGGTCTATCGAGATGGCCACCCAGCCTTGTGAAAACTTATTAAACGAGTGCAAGCCTGGAGATCTGGTGGAGTTCGTCTCCATTGGCCAGTATCCTCACTGGGTCGTGTACGTGGGGGACTTCCAGGTCGTCCACCTACACAGGAGCGAAATTAAAGTGGACTTTTTAGTGGACGCTGGCCAGGGAAGACGAGGTCGTGTTGTAAATGACTTGTACAAATTCCGCCCCTTGCGGCCGGACGCTGTAGTGCAGTCGGCGATGGATCAGGTGGGAGCCAAAGACGGTGATCTGTTCTGGAGGAACTCTGAGTGTTTCGCCGCCTGGTGCCGCTTTGGCAGGCGAGAGTTCAAGACTGGCGGGGAGATCCGCATAGGCAAGCAGCCGTACAGGATGAAGCTGCAGCTGAGTGAGAAGAAGAGCCATGTACTGGAgttccagagccttgaggattTGGTCATGGAGAAGCGGCGGAACGACCAGATCGGAAAAGAGGCGGTTGTGCAAGAGTTGGCCAATCACTTGAACTGCAGCGAGGAGATGGATAAACATTATGGTTGTAACTGA